The Formosa sp. Hel1_33_131 genome window below encodes:
- a CDS encoding L-threonylcarbamoyladenylate synthase, with product MSELLKIYPENPNPKAIQKVVEVLKKGGLIIYPTDTVYGLGCDITNVKALERVAKIKGVKLERSNFSFICHDLSNLSDYVTQIETPIFKLLKRNLPGPYTFILPGANTLPHPFKKKKTVGIRIPDNSIALEIVKALGNPIVSTSIHDEDEILEYTTDPELIFEKWNSKVDMVIDGGYGDNQPSTIIEVNGTEVTIVREGKGSIDLF from the coding sequence ATGTCCGAACTTCTCAAAATATATCCAGAAAATCCAAACCCAAAGGCCATTCAAAAGGTGGTTGAAGTCCTTAAAAAGGGAGGGCTGATTATCTATCCAACGGATACAGTTTATGGATTGGGATGTGACATTACCAACGTAAAGGCTTTGGAACGTGTTGCCAAAATTAAAGGCGTCAAACTGGAGCGGTCAAACTTTTCGTTTATTTGTCATGACTTGAGTAATTTGAGTGATTATGTGACCCAAATTGAAACGCCCATATTTAAACTTTTGAAACGAAATCTTCCAGGACCTTATACCTTTATTCTTCCTGGAGCGAATACATTGCCGCATCCGTTTAAGAAAAAGAAAACGGTTGGAATTCGAATTCCAGATAACTCAATTGCGTTGGAAATTGTAAAGGCATTGGGCAATCCAATTGTATCTACGTCGATTCATGATGAGGACGAGATTCTGGAATACACTACAGATCCAGAATTGATTTTTGAAAAATGGAATTCTAAAGTTGACATGGTTATTGATGGTGGTTATGGAGACAATCAGCCGTCAACGATTATCGAAGTCAATGGAACGGAAGTGACTATTGTTAGGGAAGGTAAAGGAAGTATTGATCTATTTTAA
- the uvrA gene encoding excinuclease ABC subunit UvrA — MSKFDEFIEVKGARVHNLKNIDVKIPRDQLVVITGLSGSGKSSLAFDTIYAEGQRRYIETFSAYARQFLGSLERPDVDKIDGLSPVIAIEQKTTSKSPRSTVGTITEIYDFLRLLFARGSDAYSYNTNEKMVSYNDDQIKDLILESFNGQRISILSPVIRSRKGHYRELFEQIAKQGFVKVRTDGVIVDITKGMMLDRYKMHDIEIVIDRLKIDATAQSTSRLNESINTAMYHGENVLMVIEEDTKEVRFFSRDLMCPTSGISYPNPEPNNFSFNSPKGACPDCSGIGTLYKVNETKIIPDTSLSIKNGGLAPQGAQKESWMFRQLELIGRRFDFKLSDPISKIPKEALKIILYGGKDDFSVDSKTLGVSRNYVINFEGIANFIESQYKNADSTSIQRWAKSYMDNIKCPTCEGSRLKKESLYFKINSQNIAELSEMDVVDLAEWFKELPNHLSKNQEIISKEIIKEISTRLQFLLDVGLDYLSISRSSKSLSGGEAQRIRLATQIGSQLVGVLYILDEPSVGLHQRDNEKLIKSLIALRDVGNSVIVVEHDKEMIEQADHVIDIGPKAGKHGGEIISQGTPKDILNSGTMTADYLSGVKKIEVPKTRREGNGKFLELKGCTGNNLKNVSIKLPLAKMIGITGVSGSGKSTLINETLYPILNNYYFHGVMEPMPYKSIKGLEHLDKVIDINQSPIGRTPRSNPATYTGVFGEIRALFAKIPEAMIRGYKLGRFSFNVVGGRCETCRGGGLRVIEMNFLPDVYVECESCQGKRFNRETLEIRYKGKSISDVLNMTIDEGVDFFELIPKIHRKLKTIKDVGLGYITLGQQSTTLSGGEAQRIKLATELSKRDTGNTIYILDEPTTGLHFEDIRVLMGVLNKLVNKGNTVIIIEHNLDVIKTVDYIIDIGPEGGKGGGEILVKGTPEVVIKNKTSHTAKFLKKELH, encoded by the coding sequence ATGAGCAAGTTTGATGAATTTATAGAAGTAAAAGGTGCCAGAGTACACAATTTAAAAAATATTGATGTAAAGATTCCTCGGGATCAATTGGTAGTGATTACAGGGCTTTCAGGAAGTGGAAAATCTTCGTTGGCATTTGATACGATTTATGCGGAAGGGCAACGCCGTTATATTGAAACCTTTTCAGCCTATGCACGTCAGTTTTTAGGGAGTTTAGAACGGCCTGATGTTGATAAAATTGATGGGCTTTCGCCAGTCATTGCGATTGAACAAAAAACAACGAGTAAATCGCCCCGATCGACGGTAGGAACCATTACCGAAATTTATGATTTTTTAAGGTTACTATTTGCAAGAGGATCCGATGCCTACAGTTATAATACCAATGAAAAAATGGTAAGTTATAACGATGACCAAATCAAAGACCTGATATTAGAATCCTTTAACGGGCAACGCATCTCCATTTTATCGCCTGTCATACGTTCTCGAAAAGGACATTACAGAGAGCTGTTTGAACAGATTGCAAAACAAGGCTTCGTGAAAGTGAGAACTGATGGTGTAATTGTCGATATTACCAAAGGCATGATGCTAGACCGATATAAAATGCACGATATTGAAATTGTGATCGACCGTCTTAAAATTGACGCAACGGCACAGTCCACAAGTCGACTGAACGAAAGCATCAATACAGCAATGTATCATGGCGAAAATGTGCTGATGGTCATTGAAGAAGACACCAAAGAAGTGCGTTTTTTCAGTCGAGATTTGATGTGTCCCACATCTGGAATTTCCTATCCAAACCCAGAACCAAACAACTTTTCATTCAATTCTCCCAAAGGCGCGTGCCCAGACTGTAGTGGTATTGGAACGCTTTATAAAGTAAATGAAACCAAAATCATTCCTGACACAAGTCTGTCTATAAAAAATGGAGGGCTTGCACCACAAGGTGCTCAGAAAGAATCTTGGATGTTTAGACAATTAGAGCTCATAGGACGACGCTTTGATTTCAAGCTTTCGGATCCCATTTCAAAAATCCCAAAGGAAGCCTTAAAGATTATCTTATACGGTGGTAAAGATGATTTTTCAGTGGATAGTAAAACCTTAGGCGTTTCACGTAATTATGTGATTAATTTTGAAGGCATCGCTAATTTTATCGAAAGCCAATACAAGAATGCCGATTCTACGTCCATCCAACGTTGGGCAAAAAGCTATATGGACAATATTAAATGTCCAACTTGTGAAGGCTCTCGACTTAAAAAAGAATCGTTATACTTCAAAATTAACTCTCAAAATATTGCCGAACTTTCTGAAATGGATGTGGTAGATTTAGCCGAATGGTTCAAAGAATTACCAAATCATCTTTCTAAAAATCAAGAAATCATTTCGAAAGAAATTATTAAAGAAATTTCGACACGCTTACAATTCCTCTTGGATGTTGGTTTGGATTATTTATCAATCAGTAGAAGTTCAAAATCTCTTTCTGGTGGAGAAGCCCAACGGATTCGTTTGGCTACACAAATAGGCTCACAACTGGTGGGGGTCTTGTATATTTTAGATGAACCAAGCGTTGGTTTGCACCAACGAGATAATGAAAAACTCATCAAATCTTTAATTGCTTTAAGAGACGTAGGGAATTCGGTGATTGTGGTAGAACACGATAAAGAGATGATAGAACAAGCAGATCATGTGATTGATATTGGACCAAAAGCGGGAAAACATGGCGGGGAAATTATCAGTCAAGGAACGCCAAAAGACATTCTAAATAGTGGCACTATGACCGCGGATTATTTGAGTGGTGTTAAAAAAATTGAAGTTCCAAAAACCCGTAGAGAAGGAAATGGAAAGTTTTTAGAGCTCAAAGGATGTACAGGAAATAACCTGAAAAATGTGTCCATAAAGTTACCACTCGCCAAAATGATTGGAATAACAGGTGTTTCAGGAAGTGGTAAATCGACCTTAATAAATGAAACCCTCTACCCTATTTTAAATAATTATTATTTTCATGGAGTGATGGAACCGATGCCTTATAAATCTATTAAAGGCTTGGAACATTTAGACAAAGTGATCGATATCAATCAGTCACCTATTGGACGAACGCCACGAAGTAATCCTGCTACTTATACAGGGGTATTTGGAGAAATCAGGGCCTTATTTGCTAAAATCCCAGAAGCCATGATTCGCGGTTACAAATTAGGACGCTTTAGTTTTAATGTGGTTGGTGGACGCTGTGAAACATGTAGAGGTGGTGGTCTGAGAGTTATTGAAATGAACTTCTTGCCAGATGTTTATGTCGAATGCGAATCCTGTCAGGGGAAACGATTTAATAGAGAAACCTTAGAAATTAGGTACAAAGGAAAATCAATCAGTGATGTCTTGAATATGACGATCGATGAAGGCGTGGATTTCTTTGAGTTGATTCCGAAAATTCACCGAAAATTAAAAACCATTAAAGATGTTGGTTTGGGCTACATTACGTTAGGACAACAAAGTACTACGCTTTCTGGTGGGGAGGCACAACGGATTAAATTGGCCACAGAACTGAGCAAGCGCGACACTGGAAATACCATTTATATTTTAGACGAACCGACAACGGGGCTTCATTTCGAAGACATTCGCGTGTTAATGGGTGTGCTTAATAAATTGGTAAACAAAGGCAATACGGTGATTATTATCGAACACAATTTAGATGTGATAAAAACCGTTGATTACATCATAGACATTGGTCCTGAGGGTGGTAAAGGCGGTGGCGAGATTCTTGTAAAGGGAACGCCAGAAGTTGTTATAAAAAACAAAACGAGTCATACTGCTAAGTTTTTAAAAAAAGAATTACATTAG
- a CDS encoding metalloprotease: MTVRPLLKALLTLIIYISVSSVFGQHAMQIEAVLDAEKNTITIKQRIDYQNNSDESLSALYFNDWTSSYSSPTTPLAKRFIEEFDNALLSVKPKDRGFTEITAIQNSAGNSIDYNYLENQPDIFKVTLENELLPNTSTTLHFEYTLQIQSDRFTGYGVTKDGDFNLKYWYFSPAVYEHSEWKLYSNKNIQDYYTPESSIDISMNVPEFYDVASELNLRSTQTKEQKNTFNFTGEKRTDSRLYISKTPFFRFNVQNLNIITDSNETKISALKQIDIFKKIVSFLDSELAVYSQDNLLITNTDLNKYPIYGLNIIPDFLAPFSKQFKYELNLLKNLTRLYLKRHLKINPRESYWLQAGFENFMLMKYVEQFYTDESLIGKLSNVWGIKSYNLAKLKFNDQYPLTYLHMVRTGRDQALNTPKDELLKFNANLSSKYKAALGLLYLEDIIEDSKVEEWIKELVNTPTQELLTTARFKTYLKTKTSKDIDWFFDSYLTNSQQIDYKITDVETTKDSIYFTVKNKKKGQRPISLFMLKDGKVISKQWLTEIGAKKQFVVPNIQADKLVLNYDKKVPEFDLRNNWKSISGNSLFNKPFQIRFFKDVESPHDNQLYFLPIVEFKNIYDGLNLGMNVNNKGVLNKPFLFGITPIYSVTSNALTGGAKVRYNTFFEDQNLYNINFGMAITHASFAENAFVTKTVPYVNFNFRDASNLRSNELKSLSFRYVGIEKDFVKIEDDEAVAPPYKVFNIRYIDANNGFKKYHKWFLDAQFSDQFGKLSFNYEIRRRSNKNQFYNVRVYAGAFLYSKIPTGEKNFDFALDRPTDYLFDYNYLGQFESTGIFSQQLIIAEGGFKSKLDTAFANEWLTSLNASVSIWKYIQAYGDVGVLKNKGNDPIFVYDAGIRLNLITDYFEIYFPFYSNLGWEIDQPQYSQKIRFVFTAEPKALLGLFRREWF, from the coding sequence TTGACTGTAAGACCGTTATTAAAGGCCCTATTAACGCTTATTATTTATATAAGTGTATCCTCTGTTTTTGGACAACATGCCATGCAAATAGAGGCTGTCTTAGATGCAGAGAAGAATACCATAACTATAAAACAACGCATTGACTATCAAAATAATTCTGATGAGAGTTTAAGTGCGTTGTATTTTAATGATTGGACGTCCAGCTATAGCAGTCCAACAACGCCTCTTGCAAAACGATTTATAGAAGAATTTGACAATGCCCTACTCTCGGTAAAACCAAAAGATCGTGGCTTTACAGAAATAACTGCGATTCAAAATTCTGCTGGAAACTCTATCGATTACAACTATTTAGAAAACCAACCAGACATTTTCAAAGTCACACTAGAAAATGAATTGTTACCAAACACATCTACAACATTACATTTTGAATATACCCTTCAGATTCAAAGCGATCGATTTACAGGCTACGGAGTCACAAAGGATGGAGATTTCAATTTAAAATACTGGTATTTTTCACCCGCGGTTTATGAACATTCCGAATGGAAATTGTACAGTAATAAGAATATTCAGGATTATTACACACCGGAATCAAGCATAGACATCAGCATGAACGTTCCTGAATTTTATGATGTCGCCTCCGAGTTAAATTTAAGATCCACACAAACAAAAGAACAAAAAAATACCTTTAATTTTACAGGAGAGAAGCGTACAGACAGTCGTCTTTACATTTCCAAAACGCCCTTTTTTAGATTTAACGTTCAGAACTTGAACATCATCACAGATAGTAACGAAACTAAAATAAGTGCTTTAAAGCAAATAGATATCTTTAAAAAAATTGTTAGTTTTTTAGATTCAGAACTCGCAGTCTATTCACAAGATAATTTGTTGATTACAAATACAGACTTGAATAAATATCCTATTTATGGCTTAAATATCATTCCAGACTTTTTAGCACCCTTTTCTAAACAATTTAAATATGAACTGAATCTTCTAAAAAACTTAACAAGGCTTTATTTAAAACGACACTTAAAAATAAACCCAAGAGAATCGTATTGGCTACAGGCAGGATTTGAGAATTTTATGTTAATGAAATATGTCGAACAATTTTATACCGATGAATCATTAATAGGAAAACTATCCAATGTTTGGGGAATCAAATCTTATAATTTAGCCAAACTGAAGTTCAATGACCAATACCCTTTGACCTATTTACACATGGTGCGAACAGGTCGCGATCAAGCATTAAATACTCCAAAAGATGAACTTTTAAAATTTAACGCCAACCTATCCAGCAAATATAAAGCGGCCTTAGGGCTTTTATATCTTGAAGATATCATTGAGGATTCAAAGGTTGAAGAATGGATAAAAGAGCTTGTAAATACGCCTACGCAAGAACTTCTAACTACAGCGCGTTTCAAAACCTATTTAAAGACAAAAACTTCAAAAGACATCGATTGGTTTTTTGATTCCTATTTGACCAACTCCCAACAAATAGATTATAAAATCACTGATGTTGAAACCACGAAAGACTCTATCTATTTTACGGTTAAAAATAAGAAAAAAGGGCAAAGACCTATTTCACTTTTTATGCTTAAAGACGGCAAAGTCATTTCGAAACAATGGCTTACTGAAATTGGTGCTAAAAAACAATTTGTCGTTCCCAACATTCAGGCGGATAAATTAGTGCTTAACTATGATAAAAAGGTTCCTGAATTTGATTTGAGAAACAACTGGAAATCGATATCGGGAAATTCATTATTTAACAAACCGTTTCAAATTCGGTTTTTTAAAGATGTGGAGTCTCCACATGATAATCAATTGTATTTTTTACCCATTGTAGAGTTTAAAAACATCTATGACGGTCTGAATTTAGGAATGAATGTCAATAACAAAGGGGTCTTAAATAAACCCTTTTTGTTTGGAATCACTCCTATATACAGTGTGACTTCGAATGCGCTCACAGGAGGTGCAAAGGTTCGATATAACACCTTTTTTGAAGATCAAAACCTATATAATATCAATTTTGGGATGGCTATAACGCACGCAAGTTTTGCCGAAAATGCTTTTGTAACCAAGACCGTGCCTTATGTTAATTTCAATTTTAGAGATGCTTCTAATCTAAGATCAAACGAATTAAAAAGTTTGAGTTTCAGATATGTTGGTATCGAAAAAGATTTTGTGAAAATAGAAGATGATGAAGCGGTTGCCCCTCCATATAAAGTGTTTAACATTCGATATATCGATGCAAATAATGGCTTTAAAAAATATCATAAATGGTTTCTAGATGCTCAATTTTCAGACCAATTTGGGAAATTATCCTTTAACTACGAAATTAGGAGACGCTCCAATAAAAATCAATTTTATAATGTAAGAGTTTATGCTGGAGCCTTCTTATATTCTAAAATTCCAACTGGTGAGAAAAATTTCGATTTTGCTTTGGACCGTCCCACCGATTATTTGTTCGATTATAATTATTTAGGGCAATTTGAATCTACGGGCATCTTCAGTCAACAACTCATAATTGCCGAAGGTGGATTCAAATCAAAACTAGATACCGCATTTGCAAATGAGTGGTTAACCTCTCTAAATGCCAGTGTTTCGATTTGGAAATACATACAAGCCTATGGAGATGTTGGCGTGTTGAAAAACAAAGGGAATGATCCCATATTTGTGTATGATGCTGGAATCCGACTCAATCTTATTACAGATTATTTTGAAATCTATTTTCCGTTCTATTCTAACCTAGGATGGGAAATCGACCAACCTCAGTACAGTCAGAAAATACGATTTGTGTTTACTGCAGAACCCAAAGCTCTTTTAGGGCTGTTTAGAAGGGAATGGTTTTAA
- a CDS encoding alpha-ketoacid dehydrogenase subunit alpha/beta encodes MQTKNDLTKDITFEDFKTEVLNDYTIAVTSRECSLLGRREVLTGKAKFGIFGDGKELPQLAWAKAFQNGDFRSGYYRDQTFMMAIGKLSIEQFFSGLYGTTDIYQDPMSAGRQMGGHFTTHSLDDNFDWKNLTQQKNSSSDISPTGAQMPRLLGLAQASKIYRNLKDIDSEKFSNSGNEVAWGTIGNASTSEGVFFETINAAGVLQVPMVVSVWDDEYGISVHARHQTTKENISEVLKGFQRDSKHKGYEILRVKGWDYVELINTYQKASQLSRTEHIPVLIHVNELTQPQGHSTSGSHERYKDEERLAWEKSNDCNLKFRDWIISNDIATEDEITAIDRTAKKKVREGKIKAWKEFSEPLENERQEALKLMKSAAVTASQRAFIYKMISQLELIHDPLRKDILSTARHILKHLIHENTPEKDKLVQWVNAYFEKIQPKYSTLLYSESNSRATNIPEVLPVFDETSKQVDGRVILRDNFDKILSKHPDVLIFGEDTGTIGDVNQGLEGLQEKYGEMRVSDTGIREATIIGQGIGMALRGLRPIAEIQYLDYMVYALQIISDDLSTLHYRTFGKQKAPLIIRTRGHRLEGIWHSGSQLGGILNLIRGVFVLVPRNMTKAAGFYNTLLESDQPALVVECLNGYRLKEKEPSNLGEFRTPVGIVETIKQGADLTIVSYGSTLRIVEQAAKELLEVDIDVEIIDIQSLIPFDLQKDISKSVEKTNRLLIVDEDVPGGASAYILNEILEHQNVYQNLDSKPQILTAKEHRPAYGTDGDYFSKPSADDVFEKVYNMFHEVDPTSFPKLR; translated from the coding sequence ATGCAAACCAAAAATGACCTTACTAAAGATATAACATTTGAGGACTTCAAAACTGAAGTGTTGAATGACTATACCATAGCGGTCACGAGTAGAGAATGCAGCCTTCTTGGACGCCGCGAGGTTTTGACAGGAAAAGCAAAATTCGGAATTTTTGGTGACGGAAAAGAACTGCCACAATTGGCTTGGGCAAAAGCATTTCAAAATGGTGATTTTAGATCCGGCTATTACAGAGATCAAACCTTTATGATGGCGATTGGAAAACTGAGCATCGAACAATTCTTTTCAGGCCTTTACGGAACTACAGATATCTATCAAGATCCTATGAGTGCCGGAAGGCAAATGGGAGGACATTTTACAACCCATTCATTAGATGATAATTTTGATTGGAAAAATCTAACCCAACAAAAAAACTCAAGTTCAGACATATCCCCTACTGGAGCTCAAATGCCACGATTATTAGGACTGGCACAAGCATCAAAAATCTACCGAAATCTTAAAGATATTGATTCCGAAAAATTTTCTAACTCAGGAAATGAAGTCGCTTGGGGAACCATTGGAAATGCGAGTACAAGTGAAGGCGTATTTTTTGAAACGATAAATGCTGCTGGAGTGCTTCAAGTCCCTATGGTTGTCAGTGTTTGGGACGATGAATACGGCATCTCTGTACATGCAAGACATCAAACAACAAAAGAAAATATTTCTGAAGTTTTAAAAGGATTTCAAAGAGATTCAAAACATAAAGGCTACGAAATCCTAAGAGTAAAAGGATGGGATTATGTGGAACTCATTAACACCTATCAAAAAGCCAGTCAACTCTCAAGAACAGAACACATCCCTGTTTTAATTCATGTGAATGAACTTACACAGCCTCAAGGACATTCTACTTCAGGGTCTCACGAAAGGTATAAAGATGAAGAACGATTGGCATGGGAGAAATCGAATGACTGTAACCTGAAATTTCGCGACTGGATTATTTCTAATGACATTGCGACAGAAGATGAAATTACAGCCATCGATCGCACTGCAAAAAAGAAAGTTCGCGAAGGAAAAATAAAAGCCTGGAAAGAATTTTCTGAGCCCTTAGAAAATGAAAGACAAGAGGCTTTAAAGCTTATGAAGTCCGCAGCAGTGACGGCATCTCAAAGAGCGTTTATTTATAAGATGATCTCTCAGTTAGAGCTTATTCACGACCCGTTACGAAAAGACATTTTAAGTACCGCCCGTCATATTTTAAAACACTTAATCCACGAGAACACTCCTGAAAAAGATAAATTAGTGCAATGGGTGAATGCTTATTTTGAAAAAATTCAACCAAAATACAGCACGCTTCTTTATAGTGAATCAAATTCAAGAGCCACCAATATTCCTGAAGTACTTCCAGTTTTTGATGAAACTTCAAAACAAGTAGATGGTCGTGTCATCTTGCGTGATAATTTTGATAAAATTTTAAGTAAACATCCTGATGTTTTAATTTTTGGAGAAGATACTGGAACGATTGGAGATGTCAATCAAGGACTCGAAGGCTTGCAAGAAAAGTATGGTGAAATGAGAGTTTCAGATACTGGAATTCGTGAAGCAACCATTATAGGACAGGGAATTGGAATGGCGTTACGTGGACTCAGACCCATCGCTGAAATTCAATATCTTGATTATATGGTCTATGCACTTCAAATCATCAGTGATGATTTGTCAACCCTGCATTACCGTACGTTTGGAAAACAAAAAGCACCCTTAATTATTAGAACACGTGGACACCGTTTAGAAGGTATTTGGCATTCTGGTTCTCAATTGGGAGGAATTCTAAATCTAATCAGAGGTGTGTTTGTATTGGTACCAAGAAACATGACCAAAGCAGCTGGGTTTTACAATACACTTTTAGAAAGTGATCAGCCTGCCTTGGTAGTGGAGTGTTTGAATGGATACCGTTTAAAGGAAAAAGAACCTTCCAACTTAGGCGAATTCAGAACACCCGTTGGTATTGTGGAAACAATCAAGCAAGGAGCCGATCTTACCATTGTATCTTATGGCTCTACCTTACGTATTGTGGAGCAAGCTGCCAAAGAATTATTGGAAGTGGATATCGATGTTGAAATTATTGACATTCAATCTCTCATCCCCTTTGACCTTCAAAAAGATATTTCAAAAAGTGTTGAAAAAACAAATCGTCTTCTTATTGTTGATGAAGATGTTCCTGGTGGAGCCTCCGCTTATATTCTTAATGAAATTTTAGAACATCAAAACGTCTATCAAAATTTAGACAGCAAACCCCAAATACTAACCGCTAAAGAACACCGACCCGCTTATGGTACCGATGGTGATTATTTCAGCAAACCCTCCGCAGATGATGTGTTTGAAAAGGTTTATAACATGTTTCATGAAGTGGACCCAACCTCTTTTCCTAAATTAAGATAA
- a CDS encoding TIGR00730 family Rossman fold protein, whose product MGPEQKHKGWNEIKTNDSWAIFKIMGEFVNGFEKMSKIGPCVSIFGSARTPTEDTYYKLSTEVAAAIVDAGYGVITGGGPGIMEAGNKGAHLAGGTSVGLNIELPFEQHNNPYIDRDKSLDFDYFFVRKVMFVKYSQGIVVMPGGFGTLDELFEAITLIQTKKIEKFPVILVGSTFWNGLLEWIKATLLERFETISAKDLDLIHVVDTSDEVISILNNFYKEYQLSPNF is encoded by the coding sequence ATGGGACCGGAACAGAAACACAAAGGGTGGAATGAAATAAAAACAAACGACTCTTGGGCGATTTTTAAAATCATGGGGGAATTTGTAAATGGGTTTGAGAAAATGAGTAAGATTGGGCCTTGTGTGTCCATTTTTGGATCTGCAAGAACGCCGACAGAAGACACCTATTATAAATTATCTACAGAAGTCGCAGCAGCGATTGTAGATGCTGGTTACGGCGTTATTACGGGCGGTGGCCCTGGAATTATGGAAGCTGGAAATAAAGGCGCACATTTAGCAGGCGGAACATCTGTTGGACTTAACATTGAGCTCCCTTTTGAACAACATAACAATCCATATATCGACCGCGATAAGAGTTTAGATTTTGACTATTTTTTTGTTAGAAAGGTGATGTTTGTAAAATATTCTCAAGGAATTGTTGTGATGCCTGGAGGCTTTGGAACCTTGGATGAACTGTTTGAAGCCATTACATTAATTCAAACTAAAAAAATTGAAAAATTTCCTGTTATTCTTGTAGGATCTACCTTTTGGAACGGCTTGTTAGAATGGATTAAAGCGACCTTATTAGAACGTTTTGAAACCATTAGCGCCAAAGATTTAGACTTAATTCACGTGGTAGATACTTCTGATGAAGTCATTAGCATTCTAAATAATTTTTATAAAGAATATCAATTAAGCCCTAATTTCTAA
- the nhaC gene encoding Na+/H+ antiporter NhaC, with protein MKSQNITPNEPADNAIIENKELNIWEALIPVVALVAMLFYNVFYVFGDDALSGSNQFILILGAAVAAIVGFYNKVSYKKMLEEVAENVKSTTGALLILLMVGALAGTWLISGVIPSMIYYGLQILNPTFFLVASVIICSIISIATGSSWTTSATVGIALIGIGNTLGISPGMTAGAVLSGGYFGDKMSPLSDTTNLAPAMAGSELFDHIKYMALTTVPTIIITLIIFLIIGLNIDTNGTPDISDKLQAIDGAFNISPWLFSVPVLVIILIVKKTPPLIALLIGTLLGAIAAVIAQPQIIMAIAETNTLSFEAAYKGVMKAITVDTAVVTTSLELNDLFTSGGMSGMLGTIWLIVCAMVFGGVMDAIGALSRISKALLSLATNTFGLFASTVASCLALNVTASDQYLALVIPGKMFKKAYKDRGLAPENLSRTLEDSGTVTSVLVPWNTCGAYQSGVLGVSVADYFIFAFFNWISPFMTLLFAAFSIKIKQLKKS; from the coding sequence ATGAAAAGTCAAAACATTACCCCAAACGAACCCGCAGACAACGCAATTATTGAAAATAAAGAGTTGAATATATGGGAAGCACTCATCCCTGTTGTAGCCCTTGTGGCGATGTTGTTTTACAATGTATTTTATGTCTTTGGAGATGATGCTCTTAGTGGTAGTAATCAATTTATTTTGATCTTAGGAGCTGCCGTCGCCGCCATTGTTGGTTTTTATAACAAAGTCAGTTACAAGAAAATGTTAGAGGAAGTTGCCGAAAATGTGAAGTCCACAACAGGAGCACTATTAATTTTATTAATGGTGGGAGCATTAGCTGGAACTTGGCTCATTAGTGGGGTCATTCCATCAATGATTTATTATGGATTACAAATCTTAAACCCCACGTTTTTTCTTGTAGCCTCGGTCATCATTTGTTCCATCATATCCATTGCCACAGGAAGTAGTTGGACCACCTCTGCTACTGTAGGAATTGCATTAATTGGAATCGGAAACACTTTAGGGATCTCTCCTGGAATGACTGCTGGAGCCGTATTATCTGGAGGCTATTTTGGCGATAAAATGTCGCCACTTAGTGATACTACAAATTTAGCACCTGCAATGGCTGGGAGTGAATTGTTTGATCACATAAAATACATGGCTTTAACAACAGTGCCTACTATTATAATAACCCTAATTATTTTTTTAATTATTGGATTGAATATTGATACCAATGGAACCCCCGATATTTCTGATAAACTTCAGGCCATTGATGGCGCATTTAATATTTCGCCTTGGTTGTTTAGTGTCCCCGTTTTAGTTATCATCTTAATCGTTAAAAAAACACCGCCCTTAATAGCATTGCTTATTGGAACGTTGTTGGGAGCGATTGCAGCCGTGATTGCACAACCACAAATTATCATGGCAATCGCAGAAACAAATACATTGAGTTTTGAAGCCGCTTATAAAGGCGTTATGAAAGCGATTACGGTTGACACAGCCGTTGTGACGACGAGTTTAGAACTGAACGATTTATTTACTTCTGGCGGAATGAGTGGTATGTTAGGAACCATTTGGCTAATCGTTTGTGCCATGGTCTTTGGAGGCGTTATGGATGCTATAGGAGCACTTTCTCGAATTAGTAAAGCATTATTAAGTTTGGCTACCAATACCTTTGGATTGTTTGCCAGCACTGTTGCGAGCTGTTTGGCACTGAACGTCACTGCTTCTGATCAATATTTAGCATTGGTTATCCCAGGGAAAATGTTTAAAAAAGCGTATAAAGATCGTGGATTGGCCCCTGAAAACTTAAGCCGTACACTTGAAGATTCTGGAACCGTAACATCGGTATTGGTTCCTTGGAATACCTGTGGCGCTTATCAAAGTGGTGTACTAGGCGTCTCGGTTGCAGATTATTTTATCTTTGCTTTTTTCAATTGGATCAGTCCGTTTATGACCCTCTTATTCGCGGCATTTTCCATCAAAATAAAACAGCTCAAAAAGTCCTAA